A genomic window from Lycium barbarum isolate Lr01 chromosome 4, ASM1917538v2, whole genome shotgun sequence includes:
- the LOC132635221 gene encoding exocyst complex component EXO70B1, whose product MAENGEEKLIAVARHIAKTLGHTDTMTDDILQIFSNFDNRLREKLTDDQDQLPNANSLERTLKSLHRQISRYVSTEHPIWSDSADSATSFLHSIDELISTIREWNNDKSVSVSTFLDKAEDLLQQAMFRLEDEFATLLMQQRASEPVDLTRDENYDSDSDDFSTDEIPTALPVTDYDILIEALPAGIIGDLHEIAKRMVVAGYGKECSRAYSACRREFLEESLSRLGLQKKLSIDEVQKMQWNDLEDEIEKWVKAVNASLRILLPSERRLCDRVFFGLTSVCDVSFMEVSRSCTVQLLNFADAIAISSRAPERLFKVLDVYEALRDLMPEFEVLFSDSQYCVLLRNEALAIWRRLGEAIRGLFMELENLIRRDPAKGPVPGGGLHPITRYVMNYLRAACRSRITLQQVFEEMDDDRALSSSSSLAVQMAWIMELLESNLEAKAKTYKDSALLAVFMMNNERYIVHKVKDSELGLLLGDDWIRKHAAKVKQYHVNYQRSSWSKVLGALKNDNNSNNNGMSPTRSLKEKLKLFNSYFEEICKTQSTWIIFDEQLKEDIRNSVAGALSPAYRNFIARLHDTGRHTERHIKFSVEDLEARIADLFRGSTGRK is encoded by the coding sequence ATGGCTGAAAATGGTGAAGAAAAACTCATAGCTGTAGCTCGTCATATTGCTAAAACCCTCGGTCATACTGATACTATGACTGATGATATCCTTCAAATCTTCTCTAATTTCGATAATCGTCTTCGTGAAAAACTAACTGATGATCAAGATCAACTACCCAATGCCAATTCACTTGAACGTACCCTTAAATCTCTTCATCGTCAGATCTCTCGTTACGTCTCCACTGAACATCCCATATGGTCCGACTCAGCTGATTCCGCCACCTCCTTCCTTCATTCCATTGACGAATTGATATCCACAATTCGTGAATGGAATAACGACAAATCTGTTTCTGTTTCTACTTTTCTTGATAAAGCTGAGGATTTACTTCAACAAGCTATGTTCCGTTTAGAAGATGAGTTCGCAACGCTCCTGATGCAGCAACGCGCTTCTGAGCCCGTGGATCTCACGCGCGACGAAAACTACGATTCAGATTCGGATGATTTTAGTACTGATGAGATTCCTACAGCACTTCCTGTAACTGATTACGATATCCTTATTGAAGCCTTACCAGCTGGAATTATAGGCGATTTACATGAGATAGCTAAGAGAATGGTGGTTGCTGGGTATGGTAAAGAGTGTTCGCGCGCGTATAGCGCGTGTAGAAGAGAGTTTTTGGAAGAGAGTTTGAGTAGATTAGGTTTACAGAAGAAGCTAAGTATTGATGAAGTGCAGAAAATGCAGTGGAATGATCTTGAAGACGAGATTGAAAAATGGGTCAAAGCGGTCAACGCATCGTTAAGGATATTGTTGCCAAGTGAACGGCGTTTATGTGATCGTGTTTTCTTCGGATTGACATCGGTTTGTGATGTGTCATTTATGGAAGTTTCTAGAAGTTGTACGGTTCAGTTACTGAATTTTGCTGATGCTATTGCTATTTCAAGTCGGGCACCTGAGAGGCTTTTTAAAGTGTTGGATGTTTATGAGGCGCTTAGGGATTTGATGCCTGAATTTGAAGTGTTGTTTTCGGATTCTCAATATTGTGTGTTGTTGAGGAATGAAGCGTTGGCGATATGGAGAAGATTAGGTGAGGCTATTAGAGGGTTATTTATGGAATTAGAGAATTTGATTCGTCGTGATCCTGCTAAGGGGCCTGTTCCAGGTGGGGGGTTACATCCGATAACTCGATATGTAATGAATTATCTACGTGCAGCTTGTCGATCACGGATTACTCTTCAACAGGTTTTTGAGGAAATGGATGATGATAGAGCACTTTCGTCGTCGTCTTCCTTGGCTGTTCAAATGGCATGGATTATGGAGTTACTTGAGAGTAATCTTGAAGCAAAAGCGAAGACTTACAAGGATTCTGCTTTGTTGGCTGTTTTTATGATGAATAATGAAAGATATATTGTTCATAAGGTTAAAGATAGTGAGTTGGGATTGCTTTTAGGTGATGATTGGATAAGAAAACATGCAGCCAAAGTTAAGCAGTATCATGTAAATTATCAAAGAAGTTCGTGGAGTAAAGTTTTGGGAGCTCTCAAGAatgataataatagtaacaatAATGGTATGTCACCTACGAGGTCTTTGAAAGAAAAGCTTAAGTTATTCAATTCATACTTTGAGGAGATATGTAAAACTCAATCGACTTGGATAATCTTTGATGAGCAACTGAAGGAGGATATAAGGAATTCTGTAGCAGGGGCTTTGTCTCCAGCATACCGCAACTTTATTGCAAGGTTGCACGATACGGGGAGGCACACAGAGAGGCATATCAAGTTTAGTGTGGAGGATCTTGAAGCTCGAATTGCTGACTTGTTTCGGGGCAGCACTGGGAGGAAGTGA
- the LOC132637161 gene encoding uncharacterized protein LOC132637161 yields MLTNFFKPQAPSNTIPSSPLPSSHLPSSSSLVNLFNALDNDKVLADLDLKSDPAERKQMSKFSPNIRDRVRRYYILKKPCQPEEFEFPSRDIGGELRHFNPDWFDDPYSQWLEYSVKKDAAFCLCCYLFKNELGGYGRKVSDAFTTKGFRNWNKGIERLKKHVGEVNSVHTRCFMMMLDLMNQEQSILTSFDKPFEKFKGDYRVRLNASVDVIRYLLKEGMPFRGHNECVTSTRRGHFLDFLKWYADKKEDVKTVVLEKAPKNNTTTSPDIQKDIVNSCAKETVNAIIEDLNEDYFGILVDESKDVSHKEQMALVLRYVNKEGKVIERFLGLVHVKDTSAKSLKEAIYSLLLDHSLSRSQIRGQGYDGASNKQGEINGLKTLILKDNSSAYCVHCFSHQLQLTLVAVAKKHHDVNNFFDILVNVLNIVGGSFKRREMLRDDQVEKLEELLVLGEVHTGSGLNQELGLQRPGDTRWGSHFKTVRNFISLFSSIVHVLGVLANEGANYHEKAMTKSLVEDIRSYEFIYMLHLMLKILAITYDLNMALQRKDQDIVSAMKLVVFTKRKLQSMRESEWNSLVEDVSLFCEKNGIMIPEMNEKYGLGKSKRKSSSVIYSHHLRVEVFYAVIDLQFSELNNRFSEVNTDLLLGMASLSPENSFANYDKNRIMKLATYYPNEFGASKLDDLSFDLDNYIYYVREVDKAFSNLKGLGDLSMALVKSNMHKTWGLVYLLVKLSLILPVATATVERAFSSMKFIKMTCEVELVMAF; encoded by the coding sequence ATGCTCACGAATTTCTTCAAGCCTCAAGCTCCTTCAAATACTATTCCTAGCTCTCCTTTGCCAAGTTCTCATTTGCCAAGTTCTTCGTCGCTTGTCAATCTTTTCAATGCATTGGATAATGACAAAGTGTTGGCTGATTTGGATCTTAAATCAGATCCTGCTGAAAGAAAACAAATGTCGAAATTTTCTCCTAATATACGTGACCGAGTGAGGAGATATTACATACTAAAGAAACCTTGCCAACCTGAAGAATTTGAATTTCCAAGTAGAGATATTGGAGGAGAATTACGTCATTTTAATCCCGATTGGTTTGACGATCCATATTCTCAATGGTTAGAATATAGTGTTAAAAAAGATGCAGCATTTTGCTTATGTTGTTACTTGTTTAAAAATGAGCTTGGAGGATATGGAAGAAAAGTAAGTGATGCTTTCACAACGAAAGGTTTTCGAAATTGGAATAAAGGTATAGAAAGGCTGAAAAAGCATGTGGGAGAAGTGAATAGTGTTCATACTCGATGTTTCATGATGATGCTAGATTTGATGAATCAAGAACAATCTATTCTAACTTCATTTGACAAGCCTTTTGAGAAATTTAAAGGTGATTATCGGGTTCGCTTGAATGCTTCGGTTGATGTGATAAGGTATCTTTTAAAAGAAGGAATGCCTTTCCGGGGTCACAATGAGTGTGTAACTTCTACAAGAAGGGGTCATTTTCTAGATTTCTTAAAGTGGTATGCCGATAAGAAGGAAGATGTGAAAACTGTGGTACTAGAAAAAGCTCCAAAAAATAACACCACGACTTCTCCCGATATCCAAAAAGACATCGTGAATTCTTGTGCAAAAGAAACAGTGAATGCAATTATTGAAGACTTGAACGAAGATTACTTTGGGATATTGGTTGATGAGTCTAAGGATGTTTCTCATAAGGAACAAATGGCTCTTGTCTTGAGATATGTAAACAAGGAGGGTAAAGTTATTGAGCGTTTTCTTGGTCTTGTTCATGTGAAAGATACATCTGCAAAGTCATTGAAAGAAGCGATCTATTCTTTGCTTTTAGACCATTCTTTGAGTCGATCTCAAATACGGGGACAAGGTTATGATGGAGCTAGTAACAAGCAAGGAGAAATTAATGGTCTTAAAACTCTGATTCTGAAAGATAATTCTTCGGCATATTGCGTACATTGCTTTTCTCATCAATTGCAATTGACTCTTGTAGCCGTTGCAAAAAAACATCATGATGTGAATAATTTTTTTGACATTCTTGTCAATGTTTTAAATATCGTTGGAGGTTCTTTTAAGCGTAGGGAGATGCTTCGAGATGATCAAGTTGAAAAATTAGAGGAATTACTAGTGCTCGGAGAAGTTCATACGGGAAGTGGATTAAATCAAGAACTTGGACTTCAAAGGCCTGGTGATACCCGTTGGGGATCTCATTTTAAGACGGTACGTAACTTCATTTCCTTATTCTCATCAATTGTGCATGTACTTGGAGTTCTTGCAAATGAGGGTGCAAATTATCATGAGAAAGCAATGACAAAAAGTCTAGTGGAAGACATTAGATCTTATGAGTTTATCTACATGTTGCATTTGATGTTGAAAATTTTGGCGATTACATATGATTTGAATATGGCTTTGCAGCGAAAAGATCAAGATATTGTTAGTGCTATGAAGCTTGTTGTTTTCACAAAAAGAAAATTGCAATCAATGAGGGAATCTGAATGGAATTCTTTGGTAGAAGACGTCTCCTTATTTTGTGAAAAGAATGGTATTATGATCCCTGAAATGAATGAGAAGTATGGTCTTGGAAAGTCGAAGCGTAAAAGCTCAAGTGTTATATATTCTCATCATTTGCGTGTGGAAGTTTTTTATGCTGTTATTGATTTGCAATTTTCAGAGCTTAACAATCGTTTTAGTGAAGTGAATACTGATCTACTTCTTGGCATGGCTAGTTTGAGTCCCGAGAATTCTTTTGCAAATTATGATAAAAACAGGATCATGAAGCTTGCTACTTATTATCCAAATGAGTTCGGTGCTTCCAAgcttgatgatcttagttttgaTCTTGACAATTATATTTACTATGTGAGAGAAGTGGACAAAgctttttcaaatttgaaaggaCTTGGAGATCTTTCGATGGCGTTGGTTAAATCAAATATGCACAAGACATGGGGACTTGTTTATTTGCTTGTGAAGTTAAGCTTGATATTACCTGTGGCTACTGCAACAGTGGAAAGAGCTTTTTCCTCAATGAAGTTTATTAAAATGACTTGCGAAGTAGAATTAGTGATGGCTTTTTGA